The Halopseudomonas sabulinigri genome window below encodes:
- the sthA gene encoding Si-specific NAD(P)(+) transhydrogenase produces the protein MAVYNYDVVVLGSGPAGEGAAMNAAKHGRKVAVVEERKEVGGNCTHLGTIPSKALRYSVKQIIQFNTNPMFRAIGDPRWFPFPDVLKSAEKVMAKQVASRTSYYARNRVDVFFGKGSFADEHTIELVNNTGVVEKLIAKEVIVATGSRPYRPSDVNFGHPRIYDSDTILRLNHTPRTLIIYGAGVIGCEYASIFCGLGVKVDLIDNRERLLSFLDDEISDALSYHLRNNSVLIRHNEEYEKIEGTDNRGVVLHLKSGKRLKADALLWCNGRTGNTDGLGLENIGLHPNGRGQLSVDENYRTAVPNIYAVGDVIGWPSLASAAFDQGRSAAGNIVSNDAWRFVDDVPTGIYTIPEISSLGKTEQELTNEKVPYEIGQAFFKNMARAQISGEPVGMLKILFHRESLEVLGIHCFGDQASEIVHIGQAIMNQQGEANSINYFVNTTFNYPTMAEAYRVAALDGLNRLF, from the coding sequence ATGGCCGTATACAACTACGATGTGGTGGTGCTGGGCTCTGGCCCGGCAGGTGAGGGTGCGGCGATGAATGCCGCCAAACACGGCCGCAAGGTGGCGGTGGTGGAGGAGCGCAAGGAAGTGGGCGGCAACTGCACTCACCTGGGTACCATCCCGTCGAAGGCACTGCGCTATTCGGTCAAGCAGATCATTCAGTTCAATACCAATCCGATGTTCCGGGCGATTGGCGACCCACGCTGGTTTCCCTTTCCGGATGTGTTGAAAAGCGCGGAAAAAGTGATGGCCAAGCAGGTGGCGTCGCGCACCAGCTACTACGCTCGTAATCGCGTAGATGTGTTTTTTGGCAAGGGCAGTTTCGCCGACGAGCATACCATCGAGCTGGTCAACAACACCGGCGTGGTGGAAAAGCTGATCGCTAAGGAGGTCATAGTCGCGACGGGGTCGCGGCCGTACCGGCCGTCTGACGTTAACTTTGGGCACCCGCGAATCTACGATAGCGACACCATCTTGCGTCTTAACCACACGCCACGAACCTTGATTATCTATGGTGCCGGCGTGATCGGCTGCGAGTACGCCTCGATCTTCTGCGGGCTTGGCGTGAAGGTAGACCTGATTGATAACCGCGAGCGGCTACTCAGTTTCCTGGACGACGAGATCTCCGATGCGCTGAGCTATCACCTGCGTAACAACAGCGTGCTGATTCGTCATAACGAAGAGTACGAGAAGATCGAGGGAACGGATAACCGTGGCGTAGTATTGCACCTCAAGTCCGGCAAGCGGCTCAAGGCTGATGCCCTGCTATGGTGTAACGGTCGTACGGGCAATACCGATGGCCTGGGGCTGGAGAATATCGGTCTGCACCCGAACGGCAGAGGCCAATTGAGTGTGGATGAGAACTACCGGACAGCAGTACCCAACATCTACGCGGTGGGCGATGTGATTGGTTGGCCGAGTCTGGCCAGCGCCGCCTTCGACCAAGGCCGTTCAGCGGCAGGCAATATCGTCAGCAATGATGCTTGGCGTTTCGTGGATGATGTACCCACGGGCATCTACACCATTCCCGAGATCAGTTCGCTGGGTAAGACTGAGCAGGAGCTGACCAACGAAAAGGTGCCCTATGAAATCGGCCAGGCCTTTTTCAAGAATATGGCGCGCGCACAGATCAGTGGCGAACCTGTGGGTATGCTGAAAATATTGTTTCATCGTGAATCGCTGGAAGTGCTGGGCATTCACTGTTTTGGTGACCAGGCCTCTGAGATTGTGCACATCGGCCAGGCCATCATGAACCAGCAGGGCGAAGCCAACAGCATCAATTACTTCGTCAACACGACCTTCAATTACCCCACCATGGCCGAAGCCTATCGGGTTGCCGCGCTGGATGGCCTGA
- the nqrM gene encoding (Na+)-NQR maturation NqrM, which yields MVWLLVFPLMLLIVAGMAIGVMMGRKPIAGSCGGIGATGLDKSCGICGGDTTKCEEATANAGVTPRSQEFELARDATKVD from the coding sequence ATGGTTTGGCTTCTGGTATTTCCCCTGATGCTGCTGATTGTGGCCGGCATGGCCATCGGCGTAATGATGGGCCGCAAACCGATTGCTGGCTCCTGCGGTGGCATTGGTGCAACCGGGCTCGACAAATCCTGCGGCATTTGCGGCGGTGACACCACAAAGTGCGAAGAAGCGACAGCCAACGCGGGTGTTACGCCGCGCAGTCAGGAGTTCGAGCTGGCGCGTGACGCCACCAAAGTCGACTAG
- a CDS encoding FAD:protein FMN transferase — translation MRLRFSRPVIAVAFAAALTGCFNSVDPVAEMYGATMGSTYSIKWVPSEHSPEPDALQQDIEEMLAHFDKEVSNWRSDSDLAHFNDASAGTCMSMPQSVIDMVQLTDKLYIDSDGSFDITVAPLLKLWGFHGGEEHQAPHPDQLQQAMLNVGQQHLHIRADGQLCKDVALSLDLSSLAAGYMIDRVVERLASYGVTNYMVEMTGELKAAGHKPGNRPWRIAIEEPRDDERVAQMILALDGESVSTSGDYRNYYEVDGQRFSHTFDARSGHPVMHKLAAVTVLDDTAAEADALSTLLMIMGEDRGWDYAIAHDIPAFFVIRDGEVFVSKGTPQFNALAQSEE, via the coding sequence ATGCGCTTGCGCTTCTCCCGGCCCGTTATAGCTGTTGCTTTCGCAGCAGCCCTAACGGGCTGTTTCAATTCTGTAGACCCGGTTGCGGAAATGTACGGCGCGACCATGGGTAGCACCTATTCCATCAAATGGGTGCCTTCGGAGCACTCACCCGAGCCGGACGCGCTGCAGCAGGATATTGAAGAAATGCTCGCGCATTTCGATAAGGAAGTCTCCAATTGGCGCAGTGACTCGGACCTTGCACATTTCAATGATGCGAGTGCTGGCACCTGCATGTCGATGCCGCAATCGGTCATCGACATGGTACAGCTGACGGACAAGCTCTACATCGACAGTGACGGATCCTTTGATATTACCGTCGCTCCTTTGCTCAAGTTGTGGGGATTTCATGGTGGTGAAGAGCACCAGGCGCCGCACCCCGATCAGCTGCAGCAGGCCATGTTGAATGTAGGACAGCAGCACCTGCACATCCGCGCGGATGGTCAACTATGCAAGGATGTCGCTCTGTCGCTTGATCTTAGCAGCCTGGCGGCTGGCTATATGATTGACCGGGTGGTGGAACGGTTGGCGAGCTACGGCGTCACAAACTATATGGTGGAGATGACAGGGGAGCTCAAGGCTGCTGGCCACAAACCGGGTAACCGGCCTTGGCGCATTGCGATCGAAGAGCCGCGTGATGACGAGCGCGTGGCACAGATGATTCTCGCGCTGGATGGTGAGAGCGTCTCTACTTCCGGAGACTATCGTAATTATTACGAGGTCGACGGGCAGCGTTTTTCGCACACCTTCGATGCCCGCTCCGGTCACCCGGTGATGCACAAGCTGGCAGCCGTCACTGTGCTGGACGATACTGCGGCCGAGGCGGATGCTCTTTCCACATTATTGATGATCATGGGCGAGGATCGCGGTTGGGATTACGCGATTGCGCACGATATACCCGCCTTTTTTGTTATTCGTGACGGGGAGGTCTTTGTCTCCAAAGGCACCCCTCAATTCAACGCTCTGGCGCAGAGCGAGGAGTAA
- the nqrF gene encoding NADH:ubiquinone reductase (Na(+)-transporting) subunit F, whose translation MMNMEIFLGVGMFTAIVLSLVAIILIARSKLVSSGDVTIEINGERTVTVAAGSKLLNTLSANGIFLSSACGGGGTCAQCKCIVESGGGEMLPTEESHFTKREAKEGWRLSCQTPVKQDMKIEVPEEVFGVKKWECTVESNPNVATFIKELTLKLPEGENVDFRAGGYVQLECPPHTVNYKDFDIQPEFRGDWDKFDLWRYVSKVDETVIRAYSMANYPEERGLVKFNIRVASPPPGRDDLPPGQMSSWVFSLKPGDKVTVYGPFGEFFAKDTDAEMVFIGGGAGMAPMRSHIFDQLKRLNSTRKITFWYGARSLREAFYVDEYDTLAAENENFEWHLALSDPLPEDNWEGPTGFIHNVLLENYLKDHPAPEDCEFYMCGPPMMNASVIKMLQDLGVEPENILLDDFGG comes from the coding sequence CTGATGAACATGGAAATTTTTCTGGGCGTCGGGATGTTTACAGCCATCGTGTTGTCGCTGGTTGCCATCATTCTGATCGCCCGTTCGAAGCTGGTCAGCAGTGGCGACGTCACCATTGAAATCAATGGTGAGCGCACCGTGACTGTAGCCGCCGGCTCCAAGCTGCTGAACACCTTGTCGGCCAACGGTATTTTCCTGTCCTCCGCCTGCGGCGGCGGCGGTACTTGCGCCCAGTGCAAGTGCATTGTCGAGAGTGGCGGCGGCGAAATGCTGCCTACCGAGGAGTCGCACTTCACCAAGCGCGAAGCCAAGGAAGGATGGCGCCTGTCCTGCCAGACCCCGGTCAAACAGGATATGAAGATCGAAGTCCCCGAAGAAGTCTTCGGCGTCAAGAAGTGGGAATGCACCGTTGAGTCCAATCCCAACGTTGCTACTTTCATCAAGGAGCTGACGCTCAAGTTGCCGGAAGGCGAGAACGTCGACTTCCGTGCTGGTGGTTATGTGCAGCTGGAATGCCCGCCGCACACCGTCAACTACAAGGATTTCGACATTCAGCCGGAATTCCGTGGTGACTGGGACAAGTTCGACCTGTGGCGCTACGTCTCCAAGGTAGATGAGACAGTGATTCGCGCTTACTCGATGGCCAACTATCCGGAAGAGCGTGGCTTGGTGAAATTCAACATCCGGGTAGCATCGCCGCCGCCGGGTCGTGATGACCTGCCGCCTGGCCAGATGTCGTCTTGGGTGTTCAGTCTCAAGCCGGGCGACAAGGTCACTGTGTATGGGCCATTTGGTGAGTTCTTCGCCAAGGATACCGACGCGGAAATGGTCTTCATCGGCGGTGGTGCCGGTATGGCGCCGATGCGTTCACACATCTTTGATCAGCTCAAGCGTCTCAATTCTACCCGCAAGATCACCTTCTGGTACGGTGCGCGCTCGCTGCGTGAAGCCTTCTATGTCGACGAGTACGACACCTTGGCGGCAGAGAACGAGAACTTTGAATGGCACCTGGCGTTGTCTGACCCACTCCCCGAGGATAATTGGGAGGGCCCGACCGGCTTCATCCATAATGTCCTGTTGGAGAACTATCTGAAGGACCATCCAGCACCGGAAGACTGCGAGTTCTACATGTGCGGTCCGCCGATGATGAACGCCTCGGTGATCAAAATGCTGCAGGACCTGGGGGTAGAACCCGAGAATATTCTGCTCGATGACTTTGGCGGTTAA
- the nqrE gene encoding NADH:ubiquinone reductase (Na(+)-transporting) subunit E: MEHYISLLVRAIFVENMALAFFLGMCTFIAISKKVETAIGLGVAVVVVLAITTPANNLIYTYLLKDGALAWAGLPNVDLSFLGLLSYIGVIAAIVQILEMLLDKFVPALYNALGVFLPLITVNCAIMGASLFMVERDYAFGESVVYGAGAGIGWALAIIALAGIREKLKYSDVPDGLRGLGITFITVGLMSLGFMSFSGVQL; encoded by the coding sequence ATTGAACATTACATAAGCCTGCTGGTTCGGGCGATCTTTGTAGAGAACATGGCGCTCGCCTTCTTCCTGGGGATGTGTACCTTCATCGCCATCTCCAAGAAGGTTGAGACTGCTATCGGTTTGGGTGTTGCGGTAGTCGTGGTGCTGGCTATCACCACACCGGCCAACAACCTGATCTACACCTATCTGCTGAAAGATGGTGCGCTGGCCTGGGCTGGTCTGCCGAATGTAGACCTGAGCTTTTTGGGTCTGCTGAGCTATATCGGTGTGATCGCCGCCATCGTGCAGATCCTTGAAATGTTGCTCGATAAGTTCGTCCCTGCTCTTTATAACGCGCTGGGTGTGTTCCTACCTTTGATTACAGTGAACTGCGCCATCATGGGTGCCTCACTGTTCATGGTAGAGCGCGACTACGCCTTTGGTGAGAGTGTGGTTTACGGTGCTGGTGCGGGTATCGGCTGGGCACTGGCCATCATCGCGTTGGCAGGTATCCGTGAAAAGTTGAAATACAGCGATGTACCCGATGGCTTGCGTGGCCTGGGTATCACCTTCATCACCGTGGGTCTGATGTCGCTGGGTTTCATGTCCTTTTCCGGCGTGCAACTGTAA
- a CDS encoding NADH:ubiquinone reductase (Na(+)-transporting) subunit D, protein MAKASAKQVLFDPIFSNNPIALQILGICSALAVTTSLNVTLVMCIALTSVTALSNLFISVVRNQIPSSIRMIVQMVIIASLVIVVDQVLKAYAYSISKQLSVFVGLIITNCIVMGRAEAFAMQNPPHMSFLDGIGNGLGYSFILICVATVRELLGAGSLFGIEILPVVNAGGWYQPNGLLLLPPSAFFIIGLIIWGLRSWKTDQVEAPEFKMAPQTRAMKEAM, encoded by the coding sequence ATGGCTAAGGCAAGCGCCAAACAGGTGCTCTTTGATCCGATTTTCAGTAACAACCCCATCGCGCTGCAGATTCTTGGTATCTGCTCCGCGCTGGCGGTAACCACCAGCCTGAATGTGACTCTGGTCATGTGTATTGCACTGACCTCGGTGACTGCGCTGTCCAACCTGTTCATCTCAGTGGTGCGTAACCAGATCCCCAGCTCGATCCGCATGATTGTGCAGATGGTGATCATTGCCTCGCTGGTTATCGTGGTTGACCAGGTGCTCAAGGCCTATGCGTACAGCATCAGCAAGCAGCTGTCGGTGTTTGTTGGGCTGATTATCACCAACTGCATCGTGATGGGCCGCGCGGAAGCCTTCGCCATGCAGAACCCGCCACACATGAGCTTCCTGGATGGTATTGGTAACGGTCTGGGTTACAGCTTCATCCTGATCTGCGTTGCGACTGTGCGCGAATTGTTGGGTGCCGGTAGCCTGTTTGGTATCGAGATTCTGCCGGTGGTCAACGCCGGTGGCTGGTATCAGCCCAACGGCTTGTTGCTGTTGCCGCCGTCTGCATTCTTCATCATCGGCCTGATCATTTGGGGCCTGCGCTCCTGGAAAACTGATCAGGTAGAAGCGCCGGAATTCAAGATGGCGCCGCAGACCCGTGCCATGAAGGAGGCTATGTAA
- a CDS encoding Na(+)-translocating NADH-quinone reductase subunit C, translated as MSSKKESVVRTLTVALLVCLVCSVVVSAAAVALKPVQVTNQLQDKQRNILQIAGLYKEGVSVQEQFKQITPRLVDLRTGEFSDAKDPLTYDQQKAAKDPATSERMDPKADIASIRRQAYYSTVYVVEDEQGEIQTLILPIHGYGLWSTLYGFMALESDLKTVVGLGFYQHAETPGLGGEVDNPNWKKQWTGKVVYDESGDVDISVIKGGVDSNSPNAEHQVDALAGATLTSRGVENLVRFWLGQDGFGEFLDHLRAGEA; from the coding sequence ATGTCCAGTAAGAAAGAATCCGTTGTCCGCACGCTGACGGTTGCGCTCCTGGTCTGTCTGGTCTGCTCTGTAGTGGTGTCTGCCGCTGCGGTCGCACTCAAGCCGGTCCAAGTCACTAACCAGTTGCAGGACAAACAGCGCAACATTCTGCAGATTGCCGGCCTTTATAAAGAAGGTGTGAGCGTGCAGGAGCAATTCAAGCAAATCACGCCGCGCCTGGTTGATCTGCGCACTGGCGAGTTCAGCGATGCGAAAGACCCGCTGACCTACGACCAGCAAAAAGCGGCCAAGGACCCTGCGACCTCCGAGCGCATGGACCCCAAGGCCGATATCGCCAGTATTCGCCGTCAAGCGTATTACTCGACCGTGTACGTGGTAGAGGACGAGCAGGGCGAGATCCAGACGCTGATTCTGCCGATCCATGGCTATGGGCTGTGGTCGACTCTGTACGGTTTCATGGCGCTGGAAAGCGATCTGAAAACCGTGGTGGGGCTGGGCTTTTATCAGCACGCCGAGACGCCCGGTCTGGGTGGTGAGGTGGATAACCCGAACTGGAAGAAGCAGTGGACCGGCAAGGTGGTTTATGACGAGTCCGGTGATGTTGATATCAGCGTCATCAAGGGCGGCGTAGACAGTAACAGTCCGAATGCCGAGCATCAGGTAGATGCACTGGCCGGCGCGACCCTGACCAGTCGGGGCGTGGAAAACCTGGTGCGTTTCTGGCTGGGTCAAGACGGCTTTGGCGAGTTCCTCGATCATCTTCGCGCAGGGGAGGCATAA
- a CDS encoding NADH:ubiquinone reductase (Na(+)-transporting) subunit B — protein MGVRAFLDKIEHNFEKGGKHEKWYALYEAVDTFFYRPGSVTKTTAHVRDGLDLKRMMITVWLCTFPVIFYGMYNIGYQANSIYAGNADLLAAQDNWRIALIQLFAGFNPDSLWDNLIHGAAYFLPVYAVTFLVGGFWEVVFASIRKHEVNEGFFVTSILFALIVPPSIPLWQVALGISFGVVIGKEVFGGTGKNFLNPALTGRAFLFFAYPAQMSGDAVWTAVDGFAGATALSMAASGGIEQVVAQGITWWDAFYGNLQGSMGEVSTLAIFIGGAVLLLTKIANWRIVAGVMIGMIATSLLFNSIGSDTNPMFSVPWYWHMVVGGFAFGMIFMATDPVSASMTNTGKWLFGALIGLMVILIRVVNPAFPEGMMLAILFANLFAPLIDHFVVQANIKRRLARNVQ, from the coding sequence ATGGGTGTACGCGCATTCCTCGACAAGATCGAGCACAACTTCGAGAAGGGCGGCAAGCACGAAAAGTGGTATGCCCTCTACGAAGCCGTTGATACCTTCTTCTATCGCCCGGGCAGTGTCACCAAGACCACCGCCCACGTGCGTGACGGTCTCGACCTCAAGCGCATGATGATTACCGTATGGCTTTGTACTTTCCCGGTTATTTTCTACGGGATGTACAACATCGGTTACCAGGCCAACAGTATCTATGCTGGTAATGCAGACCTGCTGGCGGCCCAGGATAACTGGCGTATTGCGCTTATACAGTTGTTTGCTGGGTTTAATCCTGACAGTCTGTGGGACAACCTGATTCACGGCGCTGCCTACTTCCTGCCCGTGTATGCCGTTACCTTCCTGGTTGGCGGCTTCTGGGAAGTGGTTTTTGCCTCCATCCGCAAGCACGAAGTGAACGAAGGCTTCTTCGTTACCTCGATTCTGTTTGCCCTGATCGTACCGCCGAGCATTCCGCTGTGGCAGGTCGCGCTGGGTATCAGCTTTGGCGTGGTGATCGGCAAGGAAGTCTTTGGCGGTACCGGCAAGAACTTCCTCAACCCGGCACTGACCGGCCGCGCTTTCCTGTTCTTCGCCTATCCGGCGCAGATGTCGGGCGACGCAGTCTGGACAGCAGTGGACGGTTTTGCTGGCGCTACCGCGCTGAGCATGGCGGCGTCTGGCGGCATCGAGCAAGTGGTTGCCCAGGGCATCACCTGGTGGGACGCCTTCTACGGCAACCTGCAGGGTTCGATGGGTGAGGTCTCTACGCTGGCCATCTTTATCGGTGGTGCGGTACTGCTGCTGACCAAGATCGCCAACTGGCGTATCGTCGCCGGCGTAATGATCGGAATGATTGCCACCAGCCTGCTGTTCAACAGCATAGGTTCGGATACCAATCCGATGTTCTCGGTGCCTTGGTATTGGCATATGGTGGTGGGCGGTTTCGCTTTCGGCATGATCTTCATGGCGACGGACCCGGTATCAGCCTCCATGACCAACACCGGCAAATGGCTGTTTGGCGCATTGATCGGCTTGATGGTGATCCTCATTCGTGTGGTCAACCCGGCCTTTCCGGAAGGCATGATGCTGGCCATCCTGTTCGCCAACCTGTTTGCACCGCTCATCGACCACTTTGTGGTTCAAGCCAACATCAAACGGAGGCTTGCTCGCAATGTCCAGTAA
- a CDS encoding Na(+)-translocating NADH-quinone reductase subunit A — protein MIKIKRGLDLPITGSPEQRIDDARQVRSVAVVGFDYHGMKPTMEVREGDRVKLGQLLFSDKKTPGVIFTSPAAGIVSAINRGEKRVLQSVVIDIDGDDAVPFDAHSAEQLAALDPQAVRDQLINSGLWTALRTRPFSKTPAVDGKPSSIFVTAIDTNPLSADPAIIIKQHAADFESGLKVLARLAKVWLCKAEGVSLPGESVTGVSAEAFAGPHPAGLAGTHIHNLDPVSESKTVWQINYQDVIAVGVLFTQGKIWTDRYVALAGPQVEKPRLLKTRLGANLEELTAGELTPANNRVISGSVFGGRMARGPVAYLGRFHSQVSVLKEGDERQLLHYLRAGKNKHSVLNIFVSKLAPSRLFNFDTSTNGSPRAMVPVGNYEMVMPLDILPTQLLRYLIVGDTEMAQKLGCLELDEEDLALCSYVCAGKYEYGPILRDNLTRIEKEG, from the coding sequence ATGATAAAAATCAAACGGGGCTTGGATCTGCCAATCACCGGCTCACCCGAGCAGCGTATCGATGACGCCCGTCAGGTACGCAGTGTCGCTGTAGTAGGCTTCGATTACCATGGTATGAAGCCCACTATGGAGGTGCGCGAGGGGGACCGGGTCAAGCTGGGTCAGCTCCTGTTCAGTGATAAAAAAACGCCTGGTGTCATTTTTACTTCGCCCGCTGCCGGTATCGTCAGTGCCATCAATCGCGGTGAAAAGCGCGTGCTGCAGTCTGTCGTTATCGACATCGACGGTGATGATGCAGTGCCTTTCGATGCCCACTCTGCCGAGCAGCTTGCTGCATTGGACCCGCAGGCGGTACGTGATCAGCTGATCAACTCCGGTTTGTGGACCGCCCTGCGCACGCGGCCGTTCAGTAAAACCCCTGCGGTCGATGGCAAGCCCAGTTCCATCTTCGTTACCGCGATCGATACCAATCCGCTGTCGGCTGATCCGGCTATCATCATCAAGCAACACGCTGCCGACTTCGAGAGCGGCCTCAAGGTGCTCGCGCGCCTGGCCAAGGTCTGGCTGTGCAAGGCTGAAGGTGTGAGCCTGCCGGGTGAGTCGGTCACTGGTGTGAGTGCCGAGGCATTTGCTGGTCCGCATCCGGCCGGTCTGGCCGGCACGCATATCCATAATCTTGATCCGGTCAGTGAAAGCAAGACGGTTTGGCAGATTAACTATCAGGATGTCATTGCCGTGGGTGTGCTGTTTACCCAGGGCAAGATCTGGACTGATCGCTACGTCGCACTCGCCGGCCCACAGGTTGAAAAGCCGCGCCTGCTGAAAACCCGCTTGGGCGCCAACCTGGAAGAGCTCACCGCGGGTGAGCTGACCCCGGCGAACAACCGGGTAATCTCCGGCTCTGTGTTCGGCGGCCGCATGGCCCGTGGTCCGGTTGCCTATCTGGGCCGCTTCCACTCCCAGGTATCGGTACTGAAAGAAGGTGACGAGCGTCAGCTGCTGCACTATTTACGCGCCGGCAAAAACAAGCACTCGGTGCTGAATATCTTTGTTTCCAAGCTGGCTCCTTCGCGCCTGTTCAATTTTGATACCAGCACCAATGGCAGCCCGCGCGCCATGGTTCCGGTGGGCAACTACGAGATGGTCATGCCGCTGGATATTCTGCCTACCCAACTGCTGCGTTACCTGATCGTGGGTGACACCGAGATGGCCCAGAAGCTGGGTTGTCTGGAGCTGGATGAAGAGGACCTGGCGCTGTGCAGCTATGTCTGTGCTGGCAAGTACGAATACGGCCCGATTCTGCGGGATAACCTGACTCGCATTGAGAAGGAGGGTTAA
- a CDS encoding chalcone isomerase family protein translates to MRTPYLLLASLLLANTGYASTERFNQASFADSVTVQNSNQVLQQRSRYLLEYLFVDVYSAALYAPADSQLSSLLTSDNPLRLELYYYRSIKRSDVIKAAWTALNRQYNAATLAELKPKVDRLHATFKDIQPGDRYSLTRLNEGTLVLQLNGATVFTANDRQLADAYLGIWLRANGLSDDLRNALLN, encoded by the coding sequence ATGCGCACGCCCTACCTGCTGCTTGCCAGCCTATTACTGGCAAATACTGGCTACGCCAGCACCGAGCGCTTCAATCAGGCCAGCTTCGCCGACAGCGTCACCGTGCAAAACAGTAACCAAGTATTGCAACAGCGTAGTCGCTATCTGCTGGAATATCTTTTTGTCGACGTATACAGCGCCGCACTTTACGCACCGGCAGACAGCCAACTGTCCTCACTGTTGACCAGCGACAACCCATTGCGCCTTGAGCTTTACTACTACCGCTCGATCAAGCGCAGCGACGTAATCAAGGCGGCCTGGACCGCCTTGAATCGTCAGTACAACGCGGCGACGCTGGCCGAGCTCAAGCCGAAAGTCGACCGCCTGCATGCCACCTTCAAGGACATCCAGCCCGGCGACCGCTACAGTCTTACCCGCCTGAACGAAGGCACCCTGGTACTGCAACTCAACGGCGCAACCGTATTCACCGCCAACGACAGACAGCTGGCCGACGCTTATCTGGGCATCTGGCTGCGGGCAAACGGTTTGTCGGACGACCTACGCAATGCCCTGCTGAACTGA
- a CDS encoding glyceraldehyde-3-phosphate dehydrogenase produces the protein MTQAQFEQCLESWTDREATAEAMIPLIGRLYREHNVVTSIYGRGLVNRSVISLLKSHRFARQIDDTELSVHDTFPVIKALLDLDLGPASIDLARLVKKFRESGSDDLDAFLRDELSSVIGHTGERRQGRDVVLYGFGRIGRLLARIMIEKAGAGDGLRLRAIVVRKGAANDLAKRASLLRRDSVHGSFQGTITIDEENNTLTANGNQIQVIYASDPASIDYTSYGISDAIIVDNTGVWRDEAGLSQHLQCKGASQVVLTAPGKGDLKNIVHGINHAAMTPEDKIISAASCTTNAIVPVLKAINDKFGIVNGHVETVHSYTNDQNLIDNFHKGDRRGRSAALNMVITETGAAKAVAKALPELAGKLSGNAIRVPTPNVSMAILNLNLEKSTDRDEVNEYLRHMALHSDLHKQIDFTNSVEVVSSDFVGSRHAGVVDAEATICNDNRVILYVWYDNEFGYSCQVVRILEDMAHVNPPAFPA, from the coding sequence GTGACTCAAGCCCAATTCGAGCAGTGTCTGGAAAGCTGGACGGATCGTGAAGCGACCGCCGAAGCCATGATTCCTCTGATCGGTCGTCTGTACCGTGAGCACAACGTGGTGACGTCCATTTATGGCCGTGGCCTGGTCAACCGCTCGGTCATCAGTCTGTTGAAGTCACACCGGTTTGCGCGTCAGATCGACGACACCGAACTGTCAGTGCACGACACCTTCCCGGTTATCAAAGCGCTGCTTGACCTTGACCTGGGCCCAGCGTCCATCGACCTCGCTCGTCTGGTTAAAAAATTCCGCGAGAGTGGCAGCGATGATCTGGATGCTTTCCTGCGTGACGAGTTGAGCAGCGTCATTGGCCACACTGGCGAGCGCCGCCAGGGTCGTGACGTAGTGCTTTACGGCTTTGGGCGTATCGGTCGCCTGCTGGCCCGCATCATGATCGAGAAGGCCGGTGCTGGCGATGGCCTGCGTCTGCGCGCCATTGTGGTTCGCAAGGGTGCTGCCAACGACCTGGCCAAGCGCGCCAGCCTGCTGCGCCGCGACTCTGTACACGGCTCCTTCCAAGGCACCATCACCATTGATGAAGAAAACAACACGCTGACTGCCAATGGCAATCAGATCCAGGTTATTTATGCCAGCGATCCAGCCAGCATCGATTACACCAGCTACGGCATAAGCGATGCGATCATCGTTGATAACACCGGCGTATGGCGCGACGAGGCCGGCCTTTCCCAGCACTTGCAGTGCAAGGGTGCCAGTCAGGTGGTTTTGACTGCACCGGGCAAGGGCGACCTGAAAAACATCGTGCACGGCATCAATCACGCTGCGATGACCCCGGAAGACAAGATCATCTCCGCTGCGTCTTGCACCACCAACGCCATTGTGCCGGTGCTCAAGGCCATCAACGACAAGTTCGGCATCGTCAATGGTCACGTTGAGACGGTTCACTCGTACACTAACGACCAGAACCTCATCGATAACTTCCATAAGGGTGATCGCCGCGGTCGTAGCGCTGCGTTGAACATGGTTATTACCGAGACCGGTGCTGCCAAGGCGGTTGCCAAGGCACTGCCGGAGCTGGCGGGCAAGCTGAGTGGTAACGCTATCCGTGTGCCGACGCCGAACGTTTCCATGGCTATTCTCAACCTGAACCTGGAAAAGTCGACCGATCGTGATGAGGTGAACGAGTACCTGCGTCACATGGCGCTGCACTCTGACCTGCACAAGCAGATCGACTTCACCAACTCGGTAGAGGTGGTTTCTTCCGACTTCGTGGGATCGCGTCACGCCGGTGTGGTTGATGCTGAGGCGACCATCTGCAACGACAACCGCGTTATTCTGTACGTCTGGTATGACAACGAGTTTGGCTACAGCTGCCAGGTAGTGCGTATTCTGGAAGACATGGCTCACGTTAATCCGCCGGCGTTCCCGGCCTGA